The Montipora capricornis isolate CH-2021 chromosome 6, ASM3666992v2, whole genome shotgun sequence genome has a window encoding:
- the LOC138052980 gene encoding MAP7 domain-containing protein 2-like: protein MAESNQEPMSLEAFRAKKAAVSTLDKPTASSSGKMLNPSGSSSNSAQARPSSASRTNSSKRSASAENLSGGDRYGPAMDKRQNKVKLLREKQADERRRKNEERRAAFEERKKKKEEEEKERWAALKEQASSHSILKGNTSAVKPGSGRKLPTVPSEGAAKRPGSAVESPSRPSSLPRPLNRPVSANLSKSPSRHSADSLSAGSTPKQSPASTPSGSSSQLKTSLAGNKSVSAGNLNSAAARRPASGSSQPRPSSGVKSRPRTSSHTSSQTLEKPRSRNSLSHETLLLPGGKLTKSHSTSSLHRVGHHKPAGDKSQKTEKAETKPKAGVTDEATAKQALAERRKKAREEAERQAALDRERQEAERLKREEEERIRAEEEAKEEARMRELAELLRKQEEERLRIAAEEKERKDREEAEQAAAEKKRKEEEEQRVKEEEERKAQEDEERRKQEEAERLERKRRVEQIMSRTRQTASPTTTEDAKERADPDDTKRKVNEILQKVKGVSGSTNTLSQLDNHGTMLVAENCEEQENRDESTIQDTVNHSSEDLELMGFNAPDNSLDRLDADDIHMNGINSTVLDSDKDSSSGNMLSSSPPLIVGPEESSNVVISSNSTNYELLKETVLPQDKEETSVTINTESCIYSENGTDEGLETENVSNGEVIVRHLPETSPDLTKGDLEGVTEDLVGNGDEEEALWLKVESTMKAREQYAIETLENLGVVAEGDDDEHSEEGQLWKVVEGKAKLAEVS, encoded by the exons ATGGCAGAGTCAAATCAAGAACCGATGTCTTTGGAGGCGTTTCGGGCAAAGAAAG CCGCTGTGTCCACCCTCGACAAGCCGACTGCAAGCAGTTCGGGAAAAATGTTGAATCCTTCTGGTTCAAGCTCAAACTCGGCGCAAGCAAGGCCTTCTAGCGCAAGCAGAACAAATTCCTCTAAGCGATCGGCTTCTGCCGAAAATTTGTCGGGCGGCGACAGATACGGCCCGGCTATGGATAAAAGGCAGAACAAAGTGAAGCTTCTTCGGGAAAAGCAAGCCGACGAGAGGCGGCGAAAAAATGAAGAACGCAGGGCTGCGTTtgaggagagaaaaaagaagaaagaggaagaagaaaaggaaagatgGGCAGCGTTAAAAGAGCAAGCGTCCAGTCATAGTATTCTTAAGGGCAATACCTCTGCCGTGAAACCTGGCAGCGGTAGAAAACTCCCAACTGTTCCATCCGAGGGTGCTGCTAAGCGACCAGGCTCTGCTGTGGAATCACCTTCGAGGCCATCTTCGTTGCCAAGGCCGCTAAACAGACCTGTTAGCGCCAATCTTTCCAAAAGCCCCTCTCGGCATAGTGCAGATAGTTTATCAGCAGGCTCTACACCGAAACAGTCCCCTGCTTCTACTCCCAGTGGCTCGAGCTCGCAACTCAAGACATCATTAGCTGGTAATAAGTCAGTCTCAGCAGGTAATTTGAATTCAGCAGCAGCTCGGCGACCCGCTAGTGGATCTTCACAACCAAGGCCGTCATCTGGCGTTAAGAGCAGACCACGAACATCATCACACACTTCATCTCAGACACTTGAAAAGCCCCGTTCAAGAAATAGTTTAAGCCATGAGACATTATTACTGCCTGGAGGAAAACTGACCAAATCGCATTCAACAAGCTCATTACACAGGGTTGGTCACCATAAACCAGCAGGAGATAAAAGCCAAAAGACTGAAAAGGCTGAGACCAAGCCAAAAGCTGGAGTCACTGATGAAGCAACTGCTAAGCAGGCCTTGGCAGAACGGAGAAAAAAGGCAAGAGAAGAGGCAGAGCGACAAGCTGCACTGGATAGGGAGCGACAGGAAGCTGAGAGGTTAaagagagaagaagaagaaagaataaGAGCAGAAGAGGAGGCAAAGGAAGAAGCAAGAATGCGGGAGCTTGCTGAACTTCTTCGTAAGCAGGAGGAGGAAAGGTTAAGAATAGCTGCAGAGGAGAAGGAGAGGAAAGATCGGGAGGAAGCAGAACAAGCTGCAGCTGAGAAGAAACGTAAAGAAGAAGAGGAGCAGAGAGTGAAGGAGGAGGAAGAAAGAAAAGCACAGGAAGATGAAGAGAGAAGAAAGCAGGAGGAAGCAGAACGGCTGGAGAGAAAAAgg CGTGTTGAACAAATAATGAGTAGAACAAGACAAACTGCAAGTCCAACGACTACTGAG GACGCAAAAGAACGGGCTGATCCAGATGACACAAAACGTAAAGTGAATGAAATTCTCCAAAAAGTGAAGGGAGTCTCAGGAAGTACTAATACTCTTAGCCAATTAGACAATCATGGTACCATGCTAGTTGCAGAGAATtgtgaagaacaagaaaatagGGATGAATCCACAATTCAAGACACAGTGAACCATTCATCAGAGGATCTTGAGCTGATGGGCTTTAATGCTCCAGATAATTCATTAGACAGGTTGGATGCGGATGACATTCATATGAATGGCATTAATTCAACAGTGCTGGATTCTGATAAAGATTCATCAAGTGGCAATATGTTGTCATCTTCACCACCTTTAATAGTTGGGCCTGAAGAATCAAGTAATGTGGTTATTTCAAGTAACTCTACAAATTATGAGCTTTTAAAAGAGACTGTCTTGCCCCAAGATAAGGAAGAGACATCAGTAACGATAAACACAGAGAGTTGCATTTATTCAGAGAATGGTACAGACGAAGGTTTGGAAACTGAAAATGTATCAAATGGTGAAGTCATTGTG AGGCATCTTCCTGAAACCAGTCCAGACTTGACCAAAGGTGACTTGGAAGGTGTCACTGAAGATTTAGTGGGGAATGGAGATGAAGAAGAAGCTTTGTGGTTAAAGGTAGAGTCCACCATGAAGGCCAGAGAACAATATGCTATTGAAACCCTAGAGAATCTGGGCGTTGTTGCAgaaggtgatgatgatgaacacAGTGAAGAAGGACAGTTGTGGAAAGTGGTCGAAGGAAAAGCAAAGCTTGCTGAGGTATCATAA